Proteins from a single region of Haemorhous mexicanus isolate bHaeMex1 chromosome 4, bHaeMex1.pri, whole genome shotgun sequence:
- the GUCY1B1 gene encoding guanylate cyclase soluble subunit beta-1, which produces MYGFVNHALELLVIRNYGPAVWEDIKKEAQLDEEGQFLVRIIYDDSKTYDLVAAASKVLNLNAGEILQMFGKMFFVFCQESGYDTILRVLGSNVREFLQNLDALHDHLATIYPGMRAPSFRCTDAEKGKGLILHYYSEREGLQDIVIGIIKTVAQQIHGTEIDMKVIQQRNEECDHIQFLIEEKESKEEDYYEDLDRFEENGTQESRISPYTFCKAFPFHIIFDRDLVVTQCGNAIYRVLPQLQPGNCSLLSVFSLVRPHIDISFHGILSHINTVFVLRTKEGLLDVEKLECEDELTGTEISCLRLKGQMIYLPEADSILFLCSPSVMNLDDLTRRGLYLSDIPLHDATRDLVLLGEQFREEYKLTQELEILTDRLQHTLRALEDEKKKTDTLLYSVLPPSVANELRHKRPVPAKRYDNVTILFSGIVGFNAFCSKHASGEGAMKIVNLLNDLYTRFDILTDSRRNPFVYKVETVGDKYMTVSGLPEPCMHHARSICHLALDMMEIAGQVQVDGEPVQITIGIHTGEVVTGVIGQRMPRYCLFGNTVNLTSRTETTGEKGKINVSEYTYRCLMTPENSDPQFHLEYRGPVSMKGKKEPMQVWFLSRKSTETEETKQDAF; this is translated from the exons ATG TACGGCTTCGTCAATCACGCCCTGGAGCTGCTCGTCATCCGCAATTACGGCCCCGCCGTCTGGGAGGACATCAA gaaggaggcacagctggatgAAGAGGGACAGTTTCTGGTCAGAATAATTTACGATGATTCCAAAACCTATGACCTCGTTGCAGCTGCAAGCAAGGTCCTTA ATTTAAATGCTGGGGAAATTCTTCAAATGTTTGGGAAgatgttttttgtgttttgtcaAGAATCTGGTTATGATACAATTCTACGTGTCTTGGGCTCAAATGTCAGAGAGTTTTTGCAG AACCTGGATGCTCTGCATGACCACCTCGCTACTATTTACCCGGGTATGCGAGCCCCTTCCTTCAGATGCACTGATgcagagaaggggaagggaCTCATTCTGCATTACTATTCTGAAAGAGAAGGTCTGCAGGATATTGTCATTGGCATCATCAAAACAGTAGCTCAACAGATCCATGGAACAGAAATAGACATGAAG GTTATTCAACAGAGAAATGAGGAGTGTGACCACATTCAATTTttaattgaagaaaaagaatcGAAAGAAGAGGACTACTATGAGGACCTTGACAGATTTGAAGAAAACGGTACCCAAGAGTCTCGCATCAGTCCCTACACTTTCTGCAAGGCATTTCCTTTCCACATCATATTTGACAGAGATCTGGTGGTCACACAGTGTGGCAATGCTATATACAGAGTCCTTCCACAG CTGCAGCCAGGAAATTGCAGTCTGTTGTCAGTTTTCTCCTTGGTCCGGCCTCACATTGATATTAGCTTCCATGGGATCCTCTCCCATATCAATACAGTCTTCGTACTGAGGACTAAG gaggggctgttgGATGTGGAAAAGTTGGAGTGTGAAGATGAACTGACTGGCACAGAAATCAGCTGCTTACGCCTGAAAGGGCAAATGATCTACTTGCCTGAAGCAGACAGCATTCTCTTTCTTTGTTCACCAAG TGTGATGAACTTGGATGATTTAACCAGGAGAGGTTTATACCTGAGTGATATCCCATTGCATGATGCTACCCGTGATCTGGTTCTTTTGGGAGAGCAGTTCCGAGAGGAATATAAACTGACCCAGGAGCTTGAGATCCTCACCGACAGACTGCAGCACACACTGCGTGCGCTGgaggatgaaaagaaaaagacagacaC GTTGCTGTACTCTGTTCTGCCACCATCAGTGGCAAATGAGCTGAGACACAAGCGTCCTGTTCCAGCCAAGCGCTACGACAACGTCACCATTCTTTTCAGTGGCATTGTGGGATTCAATGCCTTTTGTAGCAAACATGCCTCTGGAGAGGGAGCCATGAAAATTGTCAATCTTTTAAATGATCTTTACACAAGATTTGATATTCTGACCGATTCTCGAAGGAATCCATTTGTTTATAAG GTGGAAACAGTTGGGGACAAGTATATGACAGTGAGTGGTCTGCCAGAGCCTTGCATGCATCATGCACGATCTATCTGCCACCTGGCTTTGGATATGATGGAAATAGCAGGCCAAGTTCAAGTAGATGGTGAGCCTGTACAG aTAACCATAGGAATCCATACTGGTGAGGTAGTCACAGGTGTCATAGGTCAAAGGATGCCACGGTACTGTCTCTTTGGAAATACGGTCAATCTTACAAGCAGAACAGAAACGactggagaaaagggaaagatcAATGTCTCTGAATATACTTACAG